TGCGACACGGCGGTCGACGTCGAGAAACGCCGACGGCTCGTCTAGGAGGTAGAGATCCGCCTCCCGAGCGAGACACAGCGCGACCGCAACCCGCTGAAGTTCGCCGCCGGAGAGCGCAGAGAGCGGGCGATCGAACAGTTCCTCGAGGTCGAACGGCTCCGCGACCCGCGTCTCGAAGGCCTGCGACCGGATGTCGGTAACCCGAATGAACCGTTCTCTGACCGTCTCGTCGCCGTCCGGGACGACGTACTGCGGTTTGTACGAGACGGTTGCGTGGTCGGGAATGGTCCCGATATCGGACTCGAGTTGCCCTGCGAGCAACTTCGCGAACGTCGTTTTTCCGAGGGCGTTCGCCCCGACGATTCCGATCGACTCACCCTCGTGGATGGCACCGGCCTCGACGGTCAGCGAAAACTCCTCGAAGCCAACCTTGAGGTCCGGGTATTCGAGGACCACCTCCGTCTTGGGGATCGACCGCTCGCGCGGCCCCGGGAACGTGATCGATTTCCTCCGAATTTGGACGTTCTCCTGTCGGAGCTGTCCCTCGAGGAACTGGTTGATGCCCTCACGTGAGCCGAGTCGCTGAGAGACGACGCCGAAATTCCCAGGCTCTCCGTAGGTGACGTGAATTCCGTCGGCGATAAGATCGAGGGTTGCGAGGTCGTGTTCGACGACTACCGCCGAAGCACTTGCTTCGGTAATTCGGTCGCGGATCGTCCGGGCAACCATCAATCGACGCTCGACGTCTAAAAACGACGAAGGTTCGTCGAACAGGTAGAGGTCGGCGTCGGTCGCCAACGTCGTTGCGATCTCGAGGCGCTGTCGCTCGCCGCCCGAGAGAGTTTCGATCTGACGATCGAGAAGCGGCGTCAGGTCGAGATCCGCCGCGAGGTCATCGGTTTCGTTTGGGTGTGCGGCCAACCGCTCTCGCACCGTCTCATCCGCAGCCGCTTCGTCCGCAAGCCGCTCGACTCGTTGGCGCTTCGTCGCCGTCGTCACTTCACCGTCGCGGAGCTGTTCGAGGTGCGTCTGGAGCACTGTACCGCGAAATGCGTCGATTGCCCGGTCCCAGTCAGGGTTATCCTCGTGTCCGAAGTTCGGAACCGTCTTCCCGGCGAGGATTCGCAGCGCCGTACTCTTTCCGATCCCGTTACGTCCGAGCAGCCCGATTACGGTTCCGTCTTCGGGCATCGGTAGTTCGTAGAGCCGGAACCCGTTGTCGCCGTACTGGTGGACGAGTTGGCCGGTTTCGGCGGGAAGCGGTACAATCCGGATCGCGTCGTTGGGGATCTTCTTCTCGATGAGCTTGTGCTCGCCCATGACGAGAGCGTCGTCGATGTGTAACTCTCCGTCCTCGGTGACGTGGAACCCTTCGCGTCCCGAACGGTTGAGCGGGTCGTACTTGACCGCAATGTCTCTGACCTCGTCGGTCACCTCGTCCTGGTCGATGATTGCGACGTACTCCGCTTCCTGAAAGTCGCTTGAATCTGTCATGGTATGGTGGGAAGCCGCGTCTCGTTGTAGTTGGTGTTCCATGCGACCGACGAGGGGACCGAAGGCCGCGCCCTCGACTCGTTTTGCCCCACGCGAGAGAGCTACGCGGACTCCTGCTGAGCCAGCACGATGAGTGCCGTACTCGGCTCGAGAGCACGGGGTGCGATGTCCTGATCGCCGTCGAAGCGGGCGATGTCACCCGCGGTGACTTCGTGGGTGTCACCGTCGAGTTTCAGTTCGATTTCGCCCTCGAGCAGACAGAAGACGATGTCGCGGCCCGGGTGCGAGTGGCGATCGACTGCCTCGTCTGCCTTAAGTTCCAGTCGGATCGTCTTTGGCTCCGACGTCGGGAAGACGTTCGCGTGCGGTGTTTGCTCCAGTTCTGAGAGGGATCGGATCGTTGGCATACGTGATTCACGTACGCGGTTGTCGCTCAAAAGCGAGGTGTCGAATACATTTGTTCCAGTGTTAATACGACTCAAGTTCCCGTCCAGTAGGTGGCGACATCACTCGTGGAAGTGACTCCACGTTCACGCGAAGGAGGATGTCAAGTATCGAATCGCTTCAGTCCACCCTGTTCGGCGTTGACTGTACGACGCTCGAGCACGCGCTCGTACCACTCAAGTTCGGCCTCTTTCCGCCGGTCGTCCCACTCGAGGAGTTCGGCCATGTGATCAGCGATCGTCTCGACGGCATCGAGACCCTGACACGATTCGTACCCGACGGTACACCGGCGGAACACGACATCCGTCAGGCGCCGCGCGTACTCCTCCTCGACCGCGACGGTCACCTGTGCGAGGACGTCGTACGTGTGTTCACAGAGTGGCTCCGCGAGCCGCTCGTCGTGTTCTGCTCGGTCGACGACCACATCGGCGCGAGAACCGTACAGCTTCTGCAGGTGTTCGACGACCGACTGCGGGAGGCTTCCGCCGCTTGAACGGTGCCCCCATCCGCCTGGAAGCGGCTCCGTCGCAGTCCGACAGGAGCGTTCGACGCCGAGGTACTCGGCGACCATATCGGTCGCTTCCTCCGCGGCGTGACGGTACGGCGTGATCTTGACCCCGACAAGCGAGAAGAGTCCGCTGATATCGTCCCTGTGGTCGATGACGCGGTGCTCTCGGGAGACGTCGGACGCCCGGCCAGTCGAGCCGGAATCATAGAGCGGTCGTACGCCGGCGTAGGAGTACAGTACGTCGCCTTTCGAGAGGTCGGGGAAGTACCGCCCGACCTCCTTGAGCAGGTAGTCGACGTCGGCGTCGGTCGCAGCCGCGTCGGCGGGATC
This sequence is a window from Halopiger aswanensis. Protein-coding genes within it:
- a CDS encoding cupin domain-containing protein codes for the protein MPTIRSLSELEQTPHANVFPTSEPKTIRLELKADEAVDRHSHPGRDIVFCLLEGEIELKLDGDTHEVTAGDIARFDGDQDIAPRALEPSTALIVLAQQESA
- a CDS encoding ribosome biogenesis/translation initiation ATPase RLI, with protein sequence MTDSSDFQEAEYVAIIDQDEVTDEVRDIAVKYDPLNRSGREGFHVTEDGELHIDDALVMGEHKLIEKKIPNDAIRIVPLPAETGQLVHQYGDNGFRLYELPMPEDGTVIGLLGRNGIGKSTALRILAGKTVPNFGHEDNPDWDRAIDAFRGTVLQTHLEQLRDGEVTTATKRQRVERLADEAAADETVRERLAAHPNETDDLAADLDLTPLLDRQIETLSGGERQRLEIATTLATDADLYLFDEPSSFLDVERRLMVARTIRDRITEASASAVVVEHDLATLDLIADGIHVTYGEPGNFGVVSQRLGSREGINQFLEGQLRQENVQIRRKSITFPGPRERSIPKTEVVLEYPDLKVGFEEFSLTVEAGAIHEGESIGIVGANALGKTTFAKLLAGQLESDIGTIPDHATVSYKPQYVVPDGDETVRERFIRVTDIRSQAFETRVAEPFDLEELFDRPLSALSGGELQRVAVALCLAREADLYLLDEPSAFLDVDRRVAVADQLRRFARQRDRPLLVIDHDLFLISRVSDRLVVFDGESGTYGEATSPQPMRTGMNDFLSSLGVTFRRDERTDRPRVNKPGSQLDRKQKRDGEYYYTV